The following are encoded together in the Argopecten irradians isolate NY chromosome 5, Ai_NY, whole genome shotgun sequence genome:
- the LOC138323862 gene encoding actin, plasmodial isoform-like translates to MAGQGVVIDLGSWSVKAGVKGQYAPIYKCIRTETQQKAVLDGGKYPIEKGLVTNWEDFEQLLRNTFKELGVKPEEQPVLLTQSMTNTKVNKEKVVQMLFERFNVPSVFLGLTNVLSLYCTGKLNGVVMESGGDVSNCVSIYQGYAMLDSIVSTDVTGKQLTKYISQKLNKPGLDFEVVDDIKKTKTGLGPATGVKSYTLPDGSSVNVVTDVQRAPGILLDPSLANMDTKSIPQTIVDCIEKVRAKHGEDRAKELYGNIVISGGNTEFDGMADRVQSSIQSKMAGVNGIQVTKAATHSAWIGGSILASHENFDSLLLTKAQYDSEGTKAIEGKF, encoded by the exons ATGGCTGGACAGGGAGTTGTTATAGACCTGGGATCTTGGAGTGTAAAGGCCGGTGTGAAGGGACAATATGCTCCTATTTATAAGTGTATTCGGACAGAAACACAACAGAAg GCTGTCCTTGATGGTGGGAAATATCCTATTGAGAAGGGTCTCGTGACAAACTGGGAGGACTTCGAGCAGCTTCTCCGCAACACATTCAAGGAGCTGGGAGTTAAACCCGAGGAACAACCAGTTCTCCTGACTCAATCCATGACTAATACAAAAGTCAACAAAGAAAAGGTTGTCCAGATGCTGTTTGAGAGGTTCAATGTCCCGTCCGTGTTCCTTGGACTGACCAATGTCTTGTCTCTGTATTGTACAGGCAAGTTGAACGGCGTTGTTATGGAATCTGGAGGAGACGTGTCCAACTGTGTGTCTATTTACCAAGGATACGCCATGCTTGATTCCATTGTGTCCACAGACGTGACTGGTAAACAACTAACAAAGTATATCTCACAAAAACTGAATAAACCTGGTCTTGATTTCGAAGTTGTTGATGACATCAAGAAGACAAAAACTGGTCTGGGCCCAGCTACCGGGGTCAAAAGCTACACACTTCCTGATGGGAGCTCCGTTAATGTCGTTACAGATGTACAAAGAGCTCCTGGGATCTTATTGGATCCTTCTCTTGCAAACATGGACACAAAAAGTATTCCACAAACCATTGTGGACTGTATCGAGAAAGTCCGCGCCAAACACGGCGAGGATCGGGCAAAAGAACTGTATGGCAATATTGTAATAAGTGGAGGAAATACTGAATTTGATGGCATGGCTGACCGCGTGCAAAGCAGTAtacaatccaagatggcgggTGTAAATGGAATACAGGTGACGAAGGCTGCAACACACTCAGCATGGATCGGGGGATCTATCCTCGCCAGTCATGAAAATTTCGACAGTCTTCTTTTAACAAAAGCTCAGTACGATTCAGAAGGGACAAAGGCCATTGAAGGCAAATTCTAA